In one window of Aphidius gifuensis isolate YNYX2018 linkage group LG4, ASM1490517v1, whole genome shotgun sequence DNA:
- the LOC122854444 gene encoding tubulin alpha-3 chain-like, with product MRECISIHIGQAGVQMGNACWELYCLEHGISNDGTPIDTESDGKTDDSFNTFFAESDTGKHVPRAVYVDLEPTVIDEIRTGTYRGLFHPEQLITGKEDAANNYARGHYTIGKDIVDITMDRIRKTTEVCKGLQGFLIFHSFGGGTGSGFSSLLMEQLTAEYPKKSKLTFSIYPAPQVSTAVVEPYNAILHTHPTLEHCDVAFIVDNEAIYDICRRHLSIDRPSYKNLNRLIGQIVSSITASLRFDGALNVDLNEFQTNLVPYPRIHFPLVTYAPVLSSDKSGYEKSSCMDITAACFEPNHQMVNCDPRKGKYMAVCMLYRGDVVPKDVNAAISMIKKQKHIQFVEWSPTGFKVGINYQPPTVVPGGDLAKTDRAVCCLSNTTAIVEAWGRLDHKFDLMYSKRAFVHWFVGEGMEEGEFAEAREDLAALELDYREVQEDAVNTDEDEQ from the exons Atg cgAGAGTGTATATCAATACACATTGGACAAGCAGGTGTTCAAATGGGTAATGCCTGTTGGGAACTTTATTGTCTTGAGCATGGTATATCAAATGATGGAACACCAATTGACACTGAATCTGATGGTAAAACTGATGATtcatttaatacattttttgctGAAAGTGATACAGGAAAACATGTACCACGTGCTGTATATGTAGATCTTGAACCTACTGTAATAg ATGAAATCAGAACAGGAACATATCGTGGATTATTTCATCCAGAACAATTGATAACTGGTAAAGAAGATGCAGCAAATAATTATGCACGTGGTCATTATACAATTGGAAAagatattgttgatattacAATGGATAGAATTCGTAAAACAACAGAAGTATGCAAAGGCCTTCAGggttttttgatatttcattcaTTTGGAGGTGGTACTGGATCAGGATTTTCAAGTCTTTTAATGGAACAACTCACTGCTGAGTATcctaaaaaaagtaaacttaCTTTTAGTATTTATCCAGCACCACAG GTATCTACTGCTGTTGTTGAACCATACAATGCTATTCTTCATACACATCCTACTCTTGAACATTGTGATGTTGCATTCATCGTTGATAAtgaa gcAATTTATGATATATGTAGACGACATTTGAGTATTGATAGAccatcatataaaaatttaaatcgaCTTATTGGTCAAATTGTTTCTTCAATAACAGCAAGTCTTCGTTTTGATGGAGCattaaatgttgatttaaatgaatttcaaacaaatttaGTACCATATCCCAGGATACATTTTCCcttg GTTACTTATGCACCAGTATTATCATCTGACAAATCTGGAtatgaaaaatcatcatgtaTGGATATAACAGCTGCATGTTTTGAGCCAAATCATCAAATGGTTAATTGTGATCCAAGAAAAGGTAAATACATGGCAGTATGTATGCTTTACAGAGGTGATGTTGTTCCTAAAGATGTTAATGCAGCAATTTCCatgattaaaaaacaaaaacatattCAATTTGTTGAATGGAGTCCAACTGGTTTTAAG gtaGGTATAAATTATCAACCACCAACAGTAGTTCCAGGTGGTGATTTAGCAAAAACTGACAGAGCAGTTTGTTGCTTGAGTAATACAACAGCAATTGTCGAAGCCTGGGGAAGACTTGATCATAAATTTGATCTTATGTATTCAAAAAGAGCATTTGTTCAttg gTTCGTTGGTGAAGGAATGGAAGAGGGAGAATTTGCTGAAGCAAGAGAGGATCTTGCTGCATTAGAACTTGATTATCGTGAGGTCCAAGAAGACGCTGTTAATACAGACGAAGATGAacagtaa